Proteins encoded within one genomic window of Oryza brachyantha chromosome 7, ObraRS2, whole genome shotgun sequence:
- the LOC102717916 gene encoding protein SCAR1-like isoform X2 — translation MSSRGASDFYYAGERNEELPGDAAVEIGVAEGFVRILRQLGDLAQLAAEVFQGLHDQAMAVSARGRHLALRLNHLDHKHPHHYHSGFFSSHKHHCLFVASNLHRVQWRANLVLKRGVVAGENNSGMPGFMCDHIERCRGPPKLSLLDKYDADGEGACLKRYTNSSFYSQRLKETETSVEVQETSPTFKCSEDSRPPTPKAAQCSDSMPEIHASQGFLSIFRQLKYRHANGSLRPQMHSFQNEATPEVNMSSNRSTESTIKETEDITVGTASVSEEGNGELERTSSFEAWLSPNAHILQKDQMIAEEMSHYTCNNGFVSHVTQNDAIAATADFKEDSNTYRKKSVSKRSKYKGGMEFIASRVRSRFPRKLFSKKQDPRPLSVADSFRNMTSKILELKCSNIQDKDSDELRPNNRDGSKCLEKTHPVNLASPSFQEELLAVASDEKITECTQEHFDDASLCEDLHQSIVHRERNGSPVPKPCSTTSITQEDSPDPTAGNASCSEGPREDMVPPLPPIQWLSSVKVRSGSRVTSPKLKTIRPQSPAGSNYVHPVKEQLETDIIRCHYSVLASHMEAPAASDVEYTADNISNRDGIPENDSGEIHDQEKDMVQPSDDMESCDPTEHSDEVRPELEIKLDPYAAMQSHQEEIQQTGNGDSDCNKKPSESFQDLYRMGKETSATQSNGPQVDNSLNHHTDEEHDTNVHPESVFSSAAEQLTKMNPPPVPRPKYSLLQVRTAPGLIYPSRKLSGEISKLPEQINDKPCNLKPVLGRGSNVTVDHSSAKVASILQRVDNIRQDRADNHEMSSDSEVSWSDSD, via the exons ATGAGTAGCAGAGGAGCTTCTGACTTTTACTACGCCGGCGAACGCAACGAGGAGCtgcccggcgacgccgccgtggaGATCGGGGTGGCGGAGGGCTTCGTCCGCATCCTCCGCCAGCTCGGAGACCTCGCGCA GCTCGCGGCAGAGGTGTTCCAAGGTTTGCACGACCAAGCCATGGCTGTGTCTGCACGAGGACGCCACCTCGCCCTGCGACTCAACCACCTCGACCACAAACACCCACACCATTATCATTCCGGCTTCTTCTCCTCCCACAAACATCACTGCCTCTTCGTTGCTTCCAACTTAC ATCGTGTCCAGTGGCGAGCAAATCTCGTGCTCAAACGAGGGGTTGTTGCAGGAGAAAACAACAGCGGCATGCCTGGTTTTATGTGTGATCATATCGAGCGTTGCAGAGGGCCTCCCAAACTGTCCCTGCTTGACAA GTATGATGCTGACGGCGAGGGTGCCTGCTTGAAGAGATACACTAATTCCTCGTTCTACAGCCAACGCCTCAAGGAGACAGAAACATCTGTGGAAGTACAG gAGACCAGTCCTACATTTAAGTGTTCAGAGGACTCCAGGCCTCCAACTCCAAAGGCAGCCCAGTGCAGTGACTCTAT GCCTGAAATACACGCATCTCAAGGATTTCTTTCCATATTCCGGCAACTGAAATACCGACACGCGAATGGAAGCCTAAGGCCTCAAATGCACAGCTTTCAGAATGAGGCTACACCTGAAGTGAACATGTCTTCAAACCGTTCAACTGAATCAACCATCAAAGAGACGGAAGACATCACAGTAGGCACAGCTTCAGTCAGCGAAGAGGGAAACGGTGAACTTGAGAGAACTAGTTCATTCGAGGCATGGCTCTCCCCAAATGCACATATTCTTCAGAAAGACCAGATGATAGCAGAAGAAATGTCCCATTACACCTGTAATAATGGATTTGTCAGTCATGTCACTCAGAATGATGCCATTGCTGCGACAGCTGATTTTAAGGAGGATTCCAACACCTACAGGAAGAAGTCTGTGAGCAAGAGGTCAAAGTATAAGGGCGGCATGGAGTTCATCGCCTCTAGAGTCAGAAGCCGTTTCCCCAGGAAGCTGTTCAGCAAAAAGCAAGATCCACGTCCACTGTCAGTGGCAGATTCCTTCCGGAACATGACTAGCAAGATTCTTGAGCTGAAATGCAGTAACATTCAAGATAAGGATTCCGATGAATTGAGACCAAACAACAGAGACGGCAGCAAATGCCTTGAGAAGACTCACCCTGTTAATTTAGCTTCTCCAAGTTTCCAGGAGGAACTGCTTGCAG TTGCATCGGATGAGAAAATCACGGAGTGCACACAGGAGCACTTTGATGATGCATCGTTATGTGAAGATTTGCATCAGTCTATTGTGCATCGGGAACGAAATGGTTCTCCAGTTCCAAAACCGTGCAGCACCACAAGCATTACTCAAGAAGATTCTCCGGATCCTACAGCTGGAAATGCTTCTTGTTCTGAAGGTCCTAGGGAAGATATGGTGCCGCCACTTCCTCCGATCCAGTGGTTATCATCAGTCAAGGTTCGTTCAGGATCTAGAGTTACATCTCCAAAACTTAAAACAATCAGGCCACAATCACCAGCTGGAAGCAACTATGTGCATCCAGTCAAAGAGCAGCTGGAAACTGACATTATAAGATGTCATTACAGCGTCCTGGCGTCACACATGGAGGCACCAGCAGCCTCCGATGTAGAATATACAGCTGATAATATCTCAAATAGAGATGGAATTCCTGAAAACGATTCTGGAGAGATTCATGATCAAGAGAAAGATATGGTTCAGCCTTCAGACGATATGGAGAGCTGTGATCCTACAGAACATTCAGACGAGGTTCGGCCTGAACTTGAGATAAAACTAGATCCATATGCAGCAATGCAATCTCACCAAGAAGAAATACAACAGACTGGTAATGGAGATTCTGATTGCAACAAGAAGCCAAGTGAATCTTTCCAAGATCTGTATCGAATGGGAAAAGAAACTTCAGCTACACAGAGTAATGGACCACAGGTCGATAACTCACTGAATCATCACACTGACGAAGAGCACGATACTAATGTGCACCCAGAAAGTGTGTTCTCTTCTGCAGCAGAACAGCTAACAAAGATGAACCCTCCTCCTGTGCCAAGGCCTAAATATTCTCTACTTCAG GTAAGAACGGCTCCAGGTTTGATATATCCTTCAAGAAAGCTTTCGGGAGAGATAAGTAAATTACCTGAACAGATAAACGACAAG CCTTGCAATCTGAAGCCTGTCCTTGGAAGAGGCTCAAATGTGACAGTTGATCACAGCAGCGCAAAAGTAGCTTCAATTTTGCAGAGGGTTGATAACATTCGTCAG GATCGCGCAGACAACCACGAGATGTCCAGTGACAGTGAGGTTAGCTGGAGTGACAGTGACTGA
- the LOC102717916 gene encoding protein SCAR1-like isoform X1, which translates to MSSRGASDFYYAGERNEELPGDAAVEIGVAEGFVRILRQLGDLAQLAAEVFQGLHDQAMAVSARGRHLALRLNHLDHKHPHHYHSGFFSSHKHHCLFVASNLHRVQWRANLVLKRGVVAGENNSGMPGFMCDHIERCRGPPKLSLLDKYDADGEGACLKRYTNSSFYSQRLKETETSVEVQETSPTFKCSEDSRPPTPKAAQCSDSMPEIHASQGFLSIFRQLKYRHANGSLRPQMHSFQNEATPEVNMSSNRSTESTIKETEDITVGTASVSEEGNGELERTSSFEAWLSPNAHILQKDQMIAEEMSHYTCNNGFVSHVTQNDAIAATADFKEDSNTYRKKSVSKRSKYKGGMEFIASRVRSRFPRKLFSKKQDPRPLSVADSFRNMTSKILELKCSNIQDKDSDELRPNNRDGSKCLEKTHPVNLASPSFQEELLAGESDEPSSPEHSYKLTTKASSEHVPVLDEVASDEKITECTQEHFDDASLCEDLHQSIVHRERNGSPVPKPCSTTSITQEDSPDPTAGNASCSEGPREDMVPPLPPIQWLSSVKVRSGSRVTSPKLKTIRPQSPAGSNYVHPVKEQLETDIIRCHYSVLASHMEAPAASDVEYTADNISNRDGIPENDSGEIHDQEKDMVQPSDDMESCDPTEHSDEVRPELEIKLDPYAAMQSHQEEIQQTGNGDSDCNKKPSESFQDLYRMGKETSATQSNGPQVDNSLNHHTDEEHDTNVHPESVFSSAAEQLTKMNPPPVPRPKYSLLQVRTAPGLIYPSRKLSGEISKLPEQINDKPCNLKPVLGRGSNVTVDHSSAKVASILQRVDNIRQDRADNHEMSSDSEVSWSDSD; encoded by the exons ATGAGTAGCAGAGGAGCTTCTGACTTTTACTACGCCGGCGAACGCAACGAGGAGCtgcccggcgacgccgccgtggaGATCGGGGTGGCGGAGGGCTTCGTCCGCATCCTCCGCCAGCTCGGAGACCTCGCGCA GCTCGCGGCAGAGGTGTTCCAAGGTTTGCACGACCAAGCCATGGCTGTGTCTGCACGAGGACGCCACCTCGCCCTGCGACTCAACCACCTCGACCACAAACACCCACACCATTATCATTCCGGCTTCTTCTCCTCCCACAAACATCACTGCCTCTTCGTTGCTTCCAACTTAC ATCGTGTCCAGTGGCGAGCAAATCTCGTGCTCAAACGAGGGGTTGTTGCAGGAGAAAACAACAGCGGCATGCCTGGTTTTATGTGTGATCATATCGAGCGTTGCAGAGGGCCTCCCAAACTGTCCCTGCTTGACAA GTATGATGCTGACGGCGAGGGTGCCTGCTTGAAGAGATACACTAATTCCTCGTTCTACAGCCAACGCCTCAAGGAGACAGAAACATCTGTGGAAGTACAG gAGACCAGTCCTACATTTAAGTGTTCAGAGGACTCCAGGCCTCCAACTCCAAAGGCAGCCCAGTGCAGTGACTCTAT GCCTGAAATACACGCATCTCAAGGATTTCTTTCCATATTCCGGCAACTGAAATACCGACACGCGAATGGAAGCCTAAGGCCTCAAATGCACAGCTTTCAGAATGAGGCTACACCTGAAGTGAACATGTCTTCAAACCGTTCAACTGAATCAACCATCAAAGAGACGGAAGACATCACAGTAGGCACAGCTTCAGTCAGCGAAGAGGGAAACGGTGAACTTGAGAGAACTAGTTCATTCGAGGCATGGCTCTCCCCAAATGCACATATTCTTCAGAAAGACCAGATGATAGCAGAAGAAATGTCCCATTACACCTGTAATAATGGATTTGTCAGTCATGTCACTCAGAATGATGCCATTGCTGCGACAGCTGATTTTAAGGAGGATTCCAACACCTACAGGAAGAAGTCTGTGAGCAAGAGGTCAAAGTATAAGGGCGGCATGGAGTTCATCGCCTCTAGAGTCAGAAGCCGTTTCCCCAGGAAGCTGTTCAGCAAAAAGCAAGATCCACGTCCACTGTCAGTGGCAGATTCCTTCCGGAACATGACTAGCAAGATTCTTGAGCTGAAATGCAGTAACATTCAAGATAAGGATTCCGATGAATTGAGACCAAACAACAGAGACGGCAGCAAATGCCTTGAGAAGACTCACCCTGTTAATTTAGCTTCTCCAAGTTTCCAGGAGGAACTGCTTGCAGGTGAAAGTGACGAACCTTCGTCTCCTGAACATAGTTATAAGCTTACCACGAAAGCTTCTTCTGAACATGTTCCTGTTCTTGATGAAGTTGCATCGGATGAGAAAATCACGGAGTGCACACAGGAGCACTTTGATGATGCATCGTTATGTGAAGATTTGCATCAGTCTATTGTGCATCGGGAACGAAATGGTTCTCCAGTTCCAAAACCGTGCAGCACCACAAGCATTACTCAAGAAGATTCTCCGGATCCTACAGCTGGAAATGCTTCTTGTTCTGAAGGTCCTAGGGAAGATATGGTGCCGCCACTTCCTCCGATCCAGTGGTTATCATCAGTCAAGGTTCGTTCAGGATCTAGAGTTACATCTCCAAAACTTAAAACAATCAGGCCACAATCACCAGCTGGAAGCAACTATGTGCATCCAGTCAAAGAGCAGCTGGAAACTGACATTATAAGATGTCATTACAGCGTCCTGGCGTCACACATGGAGGCACCAGCAGCCTCCGATGTAGAATATACAGCTGATAATATCTCAAATAGAGATGGAATTCCTGAAAACGATTCTGGAGAGATTCATGATCAAGAGAAAGATATGGTTCAGCCTTCAGACGATATGGAGAGCTGTGATCCTACAGAACATTCAGACGAGGTTCGGCCTGAACTTGAGATAAAACTAGATCCATATGCAGCAATGCAATCTCACCAAGAAGAAATACAACAGACTGGTAATGGAGATTCTGATTGCAACAAGAAGCCAAGTGAATCTTTCCAAGATCTGTATCGAATGGGAAAAGAAACTTCAGCTACACAGAGTAATGGACCACAGGTCGATAACTCACTGAATCATCACACTGACGAAGAGCACGATACTAATGTGCACCCAGAAAGTGTGTTCTCTTCTGCAGCAGAACAGCTAACAAAGATGAACCCTCCTCCTGTGCCAAGGCCTAAATATTCTCTACTTCAG GTAAGAACGGCTCCAGGTTTGATATATCCTTCAAGAAAGCTTTCGGGAGAGATAAGTAAATTACCTGAACAGATAAACGACAAG CCTTGCAATCTGAAGCCTGTCCTTGGAAGAGGCTCAAATGTGACAGTTGATCACAGCAGCGCAAAAGTAGCTTCAATTTTGCAGAGGGTTGATAACATTCGTCAG GATCGCGCAGACAACCACGAGATGTCCAGTGACAGTGAGGTTAGCTGGAGTGACAGTGACTGA
- the LOC102700445 gene encoding 26S proteasome regulatory subunit 4 homolog produces MGQGTPGGMGKQGGAPGDRKPGGDGDKKDRKFEPPAAPSRVGRKQRKQKGPEAAARLPNVAPLSKCRLRLLKLERVKDYLLMEEEFVAAQERLRPTEDKTEEDRSKVDDLRGTPMSVGSLEEIIDESHAIVSSSVGPEYYVGILSFVDKDQLEPGCSILMHNKVLSVVGILQDEVDPMVSVMKVEKAPLESYADIGGLDAQIQEIKEAVELPLTHPELYEDIGIRPPKGVILYGEPGTGKTLLAKAVANSTSATFLRVVGSELIQKYLGDGPKLVRELFRVADELSPSIVFIDEIDAVGTKRYDAHSGGEREIQRTMLELLNQLDGFDSRGDVKVILATNRIESLDPALLRPGRIDRKIEFPLPDIKTRRRIFQIHTSKMTLADDVNLEEFVMTKDEFSGADIKAICTEAGLLALRERRMKVTHADFKKAKEKVMFKKKEGVPEGLYM; encoded by the exons ATGGGCCAGGGCACTCCCGGCGGCATGGGCAAGCAGGGCGGCGCCCCCGGCGACCGCAagcccggcggcgacggcgacaagaAGGACCGCAAGTTCGagccccccgccgccccctcccgcGTCGGCCGCAAGCAGCGCAAGCAGAAGGGCCCCGAGGCGGCCGCTCGCCTCCCCAACGTCGCCCCGCTCTCCAagtgccgcctccgcctcctcaaGCTCGAGCGGGTCAAGGACTACCTCCTcatggaggaggagttcgtcgccgcccaGGAGCGCCTCCGCCCCACCGAGGACAAGACCGAGGAGGACCGATCCAAGGTCGACGACCTCCGCGGCACCCCCATGAGCGTCGGATCCCTCGAGGAGATCATCGACGAGAGCCACGCCatcgtctcctcctccgtcgGCCCCGAGTACTACGTCGGCATCCTCTCCTTCGTCGACAAGGACCAGCTCGAGCCCGGCTGCTCCATCCTCATGCACAACAAG GTTCTGTCTGTGGTAGGAATTTTGCAAGATGAAGTTGATCCTATGGTCTCTGTGATGAAAGTGGAGAAAGCCCCGCTGGAATCCTATGCTGACATTGGTGGCCTAGATGCTCAGATCCAAGAAATCAAAGAAGCAGTTGAGCTTCCCTTGACCCATCCTGAGCTATATGAAGACATTGGCATCAGGCCACCCAAGGGAGTCATATTATATGGAGAACCTGGAACAGGGAAGACACTACTTGCCAAG GCTGTTGCTAACTCCACATCCGCAACTTTCTTGCGTGTTGTTGGAAGTGAACTTATTCAGAAGTACCTTGGTGATGGTCCCAAACTAGTCAGGGAACTGTTTAGAGTGGCCGATGAGCTTTCTCCCTCAATAGTTTTTATTGATGAGATTGATGCTGTTGGAACAAAGAGGTACGATGCTCATTCAGGAGGGGAGCGTGAGATTCAAAGAACTATGTTGGAACTGCTTAACCAGCTAGATGGTTTTGACTCTCGTGGAGATGTCAAAGTTATTCTAGCAACAAATCGCATCGAAAGTCTTGATCCAGCCTTGCTACGCCCTGGTCGCATAGATCGGAAGATAGAATTTCCTCTTCCAGATATTAAAACTAGGCGGCGCATCTTCCAG ATACACACATCTAAGATGACCTTGGCAGATGATGTGAACCTGGAAGAGTTTGTCATGACCAAGGATGAGTTTTCTGGTGCTGATATCAAAGCAATATGTACTGAAGCTGGATTGCTTGCTTTGAGAGAACGCCGAATGAAG GTGACACATGCTGATTTCAAGAAGGCAAAGGAGAAAGTCATGTTCAAGAAGAAGGAAGGTGTGCCGGAGGGTCTTTACATGTGA
- the LOC102717636 gene encoding sex determination protein tasselseed-2-like, with amino-acid sequence MPQLSSDAMTALDFLPDVADHNKPTLPHHAADDAIAIAMPPPSAPATPNNYCRRLEGKVAIVTGGSRGIGEAIVRAFVRHGATVVVADIDDAGGQALAAELGPQLCAYVHCDVSREADVERAVAAALQQHGRLDVLCNNAGVLGRQTRGAKSIASLDADEFAHVLRVNALGAALGMKHAARAMVPRRAGSIVSVASVAGVLGGLGPHAYTASKHAVVGLTKNAACELGEHGIRVNCISPFGVATPMLVNAWRQGGGGEAAAPSEEEVEKMEEMVRSMATLKGPTLRAGDIAEAAVFLASDESSYVSGHNLVVDGGVTTTRNVIGL; translated from the exons ATGCCCCAGCTCAGCTCCGACGCCATGACCGCCCTCGACTTCCTGCCTGACGTCGCCGACCACAACAAGCCCACTCTCCCccaccacgccgccgacgacgccatcgccatcgccatgccGCCCCCTTCCGCCCCCGCCACTCCCAACAACTACTGCAG GAGGCTGGAGGGCAAGGTGGCCATCGTCACCGGCGGCTCGCGGGGCATCGGGGAGGCCATCGTCAGGGCCTTCGTTCGCCAcggcgccaccgtcgtcgtcgccgacatCGACGACGCCGGGGGCCAGGCGCTGGCCGCCGAGCTCGGCCCGCAGCTCTGCGCCTACGTGCACTGCGACGTCTCCAGGGAGGCGGACGTCGAgcgcgccgtcgcggcggcgctaCAGCAGCACGGCCGACTCGACGTGCTGTGCAACAACGCCGGGGTGCTGGGCCGCCAGACGCGCGGCGCCAAGAGCATCGCGTCCCTGGACGCCGACGAGTTCGCCCACGTCCTGCGCGTCAACGCGCTGGGCGCCGCCCTCGGCATGAAGCACGCGGCGCGCGCCATGGtgccccgccgcgccgggaGCATCGTGTCCGTGGCCAGCGTCGCGGGCGTGctcggcggcctcggcccgCACGCCTACACGGCGTCCAAGCACGCCGTGGTGGGGCTCACCAAGAACGCCGCCTGCGAGCTCGGGGAGCACGGCATCCGCGTGAACTGCATCTCCCCCTTCGGCGTGGCGACGCCCATGCTGGTGAACGCGTGGaggcagggaggaggaggggaggcggcggcgccgagcgaggaggaggtggagaagaTGGAGGAGATGGTGCGGAGCATGGCGACGCTCAAGGGGCCGACGCTGCGGGCAGGCGACatcgcggaggcggcggtgttCCTGGCCAGCGACGAGTCCAGCTACGTGTCCGGCCACAacctcgtcgtcgacggcggcgtcacCACCACCAGAAACGTCATCGGGCTCTGA
- the LOC102718197 gene encoding CASP-like protein 4B1 encodes MAMGASPDIIKPPPPPPPLPPPPLPPSHSNDSKPYRGRSASGDDDGLGLVLVLRAAAALLAFVAVALVASCRHGDWMEFTRYQEYRYLLGVAVVASVYSALQALRGFRRMRAGTAYAATFVDFAGDQAVGYLLVTAASAALPITIRMRSAVVNTFTDAIAASISFSFLAFAALAFSAMLTLSASYN; translated from the exons ATGGCCATGGGCGCCTCCCCCGACATCATCaagcctccgcctccgccaccgccactgccaccgccaccgctgccTCCATCGCACAGCAACGACAGCAAACCCTACAGAGGCCGCAGCGCTAGCGGCGATGACGATGGCCTCGGGCTCGTCCTCGTGctgcgcgcggccgccgcgctgctggccTTCGTCGCTGTGGCGCTGGTCGCCTCGTGCCGCCACGGGGACTGGATGGAGTTCACGCGCTACCAGGAGTACCGCTACCTCctgggcgtcgccgtcgtcgcctccgtcTACTCGGCGCTGCAGGCGCTGCGGGGCTTCCGCCGGATGCGCGCCGGCACCGCCTACGCCGCCACCTTTGTTGATTTCGCCGGTGATCAG GCAGTGGGGTACTTGCTGGTaacggcggcgtcggctgcGCTTCCGATCACCATCCGAATGAGATCGGCGGTGGTGAACACGTTCACGGACGCCATCGCAGCCTCCATCAgcttctccttcctcgccttcgccgccctcgccttcTCTGCCATGCTCACCCTCTCCGCATCCTACAACTAG